The following proteins are encoded in a genomic region of Liolophura sinensis isolate JHLJ2023 chromosome 7, CUHK_Ljap_v2, whole genome shotgun sequence:
- the LOC135469705 gene encoding LOW QUALITY PROTEIN: uncharacterized protein LOC135469705 (The sequence of the model RefSeq protein was modified relative to this genomic sequence to represent the inferred CDS: inserted 2 bases in 1 codon; substituted 1 base at 1 genomic stop codon) codes for TEEMTVEETKNEFFDLTGERTEDILELNNTELNVPSNEVEIPPVVGVSNCRMSCEVWEHVDSVYGPHDLDQSFLIPINMVGSTVQQCHHSGNPAPCVKSYLKLSREEQAKMHILPKQAKPSYLGKLKTVSSYIQNQICHLSVKEKFIFLINQAILKLQFFAGYXHSDVSLILTQEIKKIPDGNGLLFSHTFGKAMRRGNGTVNKFVIRKYTDETICPVVALDKYVRLAKXLGDFTTGFIFRSMSENGPVFYCQPITYSVIHNRLRTYLAVLGTDESETPHSLWVGCAVKHVGWSSSKMAEYYSRSPLSKDAKNVGQQLTDNVGKADEIEKLSRDNIESTVLLPAFV; via the exons ACGGAGGAAATGACAGTAGAGGAGACGAAAAATGAGTTTTTCGATCTGACAGGAGAAAGGACAGAAGACATTCTGGAATTG AATAATACAGAGTTGAATGTTCCATCAAATGAAGTTGAAATCCCTCCTGTGGTTGGTGTATCAAACTGTAGGATGTCATGTGAAGTTTGGGAGCATGTTGATAGTGTTTATGGGCCACATGATCTTGATCAAAGTTTCTTGATACCAAT CAACATGGTAGGGTCGACTGTGCAACAATGCCACCATAGTGGAAATCCAGCACCTTGCGTAAAGTCGTACCTGAAGTTGTCGCGTGAGGAACAAGCTAAAATGCATATTTTACCTAAACAAGCAAAGCCTTCATATCTAGGGAAGTTGAAGACTGTGTCTTCTTACATACAGAATCAGATTTGTCACTTGAGTGTAAAggaaaaatttatatttctcaTAAATCAGGCTATTTTGAAACTGCAGTTTTTCGCTGGGTACTGACATAGCGATGTATCCTTAATTTTAACACAGGAGATTAAGAAAATACCAGATGGGAATGGTTTACTATTTAGCCATACCTTTGGTAAGGCGATGCGTAGGGGTAATGGGACAGTTAACAAGTTTGTCATAAGGAAATATACAGATGAGACAATTTGCCCAGTTGTTGCCCTTGATAAGTATGTCAGACTTGCCAA TCTTGGGGACTTCACCACTGGTTTCATCTTTAGAAGTATGTCGGAAAATGGGCCTGTTTTTTATTGCCAGCCCATTACTTATTCAGTTATCCATAACAGGTTAAGAACATATTTAGCAGTTTTAGGAACTGATGAGAGTGAAACTCCCCACAGCCTATGGGTGGGATGTGCTGTGAAACACGTTGGTTGGTCTAGTAGTAAAATGGCAGAATACTATAGCAGGAGCCCTTTGTCAAAAGATGCTAAAAATGTAGGCCAGCAGCTGACGGATAACGTTGGTAAGGCAGATGAAATAGAGAAGCTGTCCAGGGATAACATTGAGAGTACTGTACTGTTACCAGCTTTTGTATAA